From Topomyia yanbarensis strain Yona2022 chromosome 1, ASM3024719v1, whole genome shotgun sequence, one genomic window encodes:
- the LOC131688682 gene encoding neutral amino acid uniporter 4-like: protein MQNGRVPGGQTNQAFELTDPESARKPPADGTADPVAGDSAAGGDHGIDHPTTYLESIMHIFKGNVGPGLYAMGWAFYNAGIIAAPILTILLGITCVHSQHLLLRCAAKMKLKIPNSNHLPDFADTVELCFIHGPTRFQRCARVMRIAVNVFICITQLGFCTVYFGFISNNLKQIYDFYGIYLDVRVHMTIILLPILLPSLIRNLKYLAWCMTLANACMILGICITAYYAVQELPSIQERDYFSSWRELPLYFGTAIFAFEGIALVLPLQNAMKKPANFGRPLGVLNVGMCAVTLIFASLGFVGYLKWGENVKSSLTLNLPEDEVLAQSVKVMVSLGILLGYALQFFIAIQIMLPAVLRRFSCGATNPVLVELAFRTVMVLVTFTVAESILNVGALISLIGALCSTALALVFPPVLQLVLGLAESECRNSEQADEAQKANRIGWFVWIKNICILILALFIFVTGTVESLEAIIYAE from the exons ATGCAAAATGGACGAGTTCCCGGAGGACAAACGAATCAAGCGTTCGAACTGACAGACCCCGAAAGCGCCCGAAAACCACCAGCAGATGGCACTGCGGACCCGGTAGCCGGTGATTCCGCTGCCGGAGGCGATCACGGAATCGACCACCCGACGACCTACCTGGAATCAATAATGCACATCTTCAAGGGAAACGTAGGTCCCGGACTGTACGCCATGGGATGGGCCTTCTACAATGCGGGTATAATAGCGGCGCCCATTCTGACGATCCTGCTCGGTATCACGTGTGTCCACAGTCAACATCTGCTG CTCAGATGCGCCGCGAAGATGAAGCTAAAAATACCGAACTCAAATCACCTACCGGACTTCGCAGACACGGTCGAACTCTGCTTCATCCATGGTCCGACGAGATTTCAGCGCTGCGCACGTGTGATGCGAATAGCTGTAAACGTGTTCATCTGCATCACTCAGCTGGGATTTTGTACGGTGTATTTCGGGTTCATTAGTAATAACTTAAAGCAA ATCTACGACTTCTATGGAATCTACCTGGACGTTCGAGTGCACATGACCATCATCCTGCTGCCGATTCTACTCCCCTCACTAATCCGAAATCTCAAATACCTGGCCTGGTGCATGACACTCGCCAATGCCTGCATGATCCTGGGGATCTGCATCACCGCGTACTACGCCGTCCAGGAACTACCTTCGATCCAGGAACGTGACTATTTCTCTAGCTGGCGTGAACTTCCGCTGTACTTCGGAACGGCCATCTTCGCTTTCGAAGGAATCGCACTGGTGCTACCGTTGCAGAACGCGATGAAAAAGCCGGCTAACTTTGGACGACCACTCGGGGTGTTGAACGTGGGCATGTGTGCCGTAACGTTGATATTCGCTTCTTTAGGTTTTGTCGGTTATCTGAAGTGGGGAGAAAATGTGAAGAGTAGTTTGACGTTGAACTTGCCCGAAGACGAGGTTCTGGCGCAAAGTGTTAAAGTTATGGTTTCGCTGGGGATTCTGCTGGGATACGCGTTGCAGTTTTTCATAGCGATACAGATAATGCTGCCGGCGGTGCTCCGGAGGTTTAGCTGCGGTGCGACGAATCCCGTGCTGGTAGAGTTGGCCTTTCGGACGGTGATGGTACTGGTGACAT TTACTGTCGCTGAGAGTATCCTAAACGTGGGAGCTTTGATTTCGCTGATCGGAGCACTCTGTTCAACCGCCCTCGCTCTAGTTTTCCCACCAGTTCTGCAGCTTGTCCTAGGATTAGCGGAGAGCGAGTGTCGAAATTCTGAACAGGCCGATGAGGCGCAGAAGGCTAACCGAATCGGTTGGTTCGTGTGGATCAAGAACATTTGTATACTGATACTggcgttgtttatttttgtaacCGGAACCGTCGAGAGTTTGGAAGCTATTATATATGCGGAGTGA
- the LOC131676476 gene encoding proton-coupled amino acid transporter 1-like: MTITVPIDDRHQNGTHGTLSDGIFNNGFVLDDIRGMKQNGANEHHHNGNHHGHDHHYHVHHHHLREKPGHDYTDDVITSHGVQPHHKTTYLETMTHLLKGNIGTGCYAMGDAFKNGGLILAPVLTVFLGFICVHCQHVLLNCASKLHLDQQTKGHPPDYAETVGLCFKTGPPRFRRFAKPMKMAVNIFICVTQLGFCCIYFVFISSNFKQIFDRYDLTLDVHYHMALLLIPIILTAIITKLKFLSYCSMIANIFMSLGIGITFYYAGQDLPPLTDRRFVANWDQLPLFFGTAIFAFEGIALVLPLQNEMKQPQDFSKTFGVLNLGSVFIVALFTSFGFVGYLKWGEDVEGTMTLNLPDGEILAESVKVMIALGVLLGYALQFFVAIAIMWPSVQCRLNITKHKTAAEMGFRVVMVFVTFVIAECVPKLSLFISLIGALCSTALALMFPPIIELIVAYSDAEQKVGSFLLAKNIFILLLALLGFFTGSYESLTKIIQGLL, from the exons ATGACCATCACCGTCCCAATCGACGATCGCCATCAAAATGGAACCCACGGCACCCTATCGGACGGCATCTTCAACAATGGTTTCGTGCTGGACGATATACGTGGAATGAAACAAAACGGTGCCAACGAACACCATCACAATGGCAACCACCACGGACACGATCACCACTACCACGTCCACCATCATCACCTCCGAGAGAAACCCGGACACGACTACACGGACGATGTGATCACAAGCCACGGTGTCCAACCGCACCACAAGACGACCTATCTGGAAACGATGACGCACCTGCTCAAAGGTAACATCGGAACCGGTTGCTACGCAATGGGTGATGCGTTCAAAAATGGAGGCCTTATTCTAGCGCCGGTACTTACCGTATTTCTTGGATTCATCTGCGTGCACTGTCAGCACGTTCTGCTCAATTGTGCCAGTAAGCTTCATCTCGATCAGCAAACCAAAGGCCATCCACCGGATTATGCGGAAACGGTTGGACTTTGCTTCAAAACCGGTCCTCCCCGGTTTCGACGCTTTGCTAAACCGATGAAGATGGCGGTGAATATTTTCATCTGTGTAACGCAGCTGGGCTTTTGCTGTATATATTTTGTCTTCATCAGCTCGAATTTCAAACAG aTCTTCGATCGCTACGACCTGACCCTTGACGTACACTACCACATGGCTCTTCTACTGATCCCCATCATTCTAACCGCAATCATTACCAAGTTAAAATTTCTATCCTACTGTTCAATGATTGCCAACATCTTCATGTCCCTAGGCATAGGCATCACCTTTTACTACGCTGGACAAGATCTTCCTCCGCTAACGGATCGTCGCTTCGTTGCCAACTGGGATCAGCTACCTCTGTTTTTTGGTACAGCAATTTTTGCCTTCGAAGGGATCGCCCTGGTCCTTCCACTTCAGAACGAAATGAAACAGCCTCAGGATTTCAGCAAAACATTTGGCGTACTGAATCTCGGTTCGGTGTTTATCGTAGCGCTTTTCACCAGCTTCGGTTTTGTAGGTTACCTCAAGTGGGGCGAAGATGTGGAAGGAACCATGACGCTGAATCTGCCGGATGGTGAGAT TTTGGCCGAAAGCGTCAAGGTAATGATCGCACTTGGTGTATTGCTGGGGTACGCCTTGCAATTCTTCGTGGCGATTGCCATTATGTGGCCATCGGTGCAGTGTCGCTTGAACATCACCAAGCACAAGACAGCGGCCGAGATGGGTTTCCGGGTGGTGATGGTATTTGTCACGT TCGTCATCGCCGAATGCGTTCCAAAGCTTAGCCTGTTTATCTCGTTGATCGGTGCACTGTGTTCGACGGCGTTGGCGCTGATGTTTCCACCGATTATCGAACTGATCGTGGCGTACTCGGACGCAGAACAGAAAGTGGGTTCGTTTTTATTggctaaaaacattttcattctGCTACTGGCGTTACTGGGGTTCTTCACTGGAAGCTACGAAAGTTTGACAAAAATAATTCAAGGGCTGTTATGA